Proteins encoded together in one Bombus vancouverensis nearcticus chromosome 14, iyBomVanc1_principal, whole genome shotgun sequence window:
- the LOC117160879 gene encoding JNK1/MAPK8-associated membrane protein: MCSIPKANALNSFTRCPGLYCGRELLPDGNWSDCGACPRGFRANATSICVSCEDEPMLYDWFYLGFVALLVLLLHWVCIDIISMRRTIPKKVFALHLSALVEVVSASVITLQVTDPIGSFAIRSCRITKLSDWYTLFHNPSPNYEETLHCTQEAVYPLYTMVFIFYALGTAIMLIIRPIIAKKFLPKKGKFTIYAALYFYPILALLHAVGGGIIYYSFPYITITLSILFNAAHFSFKLNQSMKALLLSCVSDIKNVIIIASHWMLYGYGLVAAATFRDLGIHPALIALVPLPALFYIITVRFTDPHKLHLE, translated from the exons ATGTGCTCGATACCAAAGGCAAATGCTTTAAATTCCTTTACTCGATGTCCTGGATTATATTGTGGAAGAGAATTACTGCCTGATGGCAACTGGAGTGACTGTGGTGCATGCCCTCGAGGGTTCAGGGCAAACGCCACTTCGATATGTGTTTCTTGCGAAGACGAACCAATGCTCTATGATTGGTTCTATTTAGGATTTGTGGCATTATtggtattattattacattggGTTTGCATTGATATAATATCTATGAGACGTACTATACCAAAAAAAGTGTTTGCGTTACATTTGTCTGCTCTAGTAGAAGTTGTTTCTGCATCTGTGATTACTTTACAAGTAACCGATCCTATAGGTAGTTTTGCAATTAGATCATGTAGAATTACAAAACTCTCAGACTGGTACACATTGTTTCACAATCCTAGCCCAAATTATGAAGAAACTCTGCACTGTACACAAGAAGCTGTTTATCCGTT GTACACAATGGTGTTCATTTTTTATGCTTTAGGGACAGctataatgttaataataaggCCAATTATAGCCAAGAAATTTTTACcaaagaaaggaaaatttacaatttatgcTGCTCTTTATTTCTATCCAATTTTAGCTTTATTACATGCAGTTGGCGGTGGTATAATAT ATTATTCATTCCCATATATAACTATAACACTATCTATACTATTTAATGCAGcacatttttcatttaaattaaatCAG TCAATGAAAGCATTGTTGTTGAGCTGTGTATCagatataaaaaatgtaataattattgCAAGTCATTGGATGTTATATGGATATGGTTTAGTAGCTGCTGCAACTTTCCGAGATCTCGGCATTCATCCAGCATTGATTGCTTTAGTTCCTTTACCTgcattgttttatattattactgTAAGATTCACAGATCCGCATAAACTTCATTTAGAATAA